One segment of Neodiprion fabricii isolate iyNeoFabr1 chromosome 1, iyNeoFabr1.1, whole genome shotgun sequence DNA contains the following:
- the LOC124177262 gene encoding WD repeat-containing protein 61-like: MYALTHKTENAHEDSVWTCAWGSMRKKSDAGPDNENSRDSMRSNEDETREYIVTGSVDDSVKVWQVSNGGLKLKHKLTGHSLGVVSVAVNSDGTKCASSSLDSSLRLWDLDTGEKVSSIDVGPVDIWTVVFSPDDKFIVSGSHAGKIHLYGTESGKQEQTLDTRGGKFTLSVAYSPDGKYIASGAIDGIINIFDVVHGKVLRTLEGHAMPIRSLSFSPDSQLLLTASDDGHMKLYDIKDANVAGTLSGHASWVLGVAFAPDGQKFASSSSDHTVKVWELAQRQCLHTFNEHNDQVWGVKYSPDKNNMLVSVSEDKSINLYDCPV; this comes from the exons ATG TACGCATTGACGCACAAAACTGAAAATGCGCACGAAGACAGCGTATGGACCTGTGCCTGGGGTTCCATGAGGAAGAAAAGTGACGCTGGGCCGGATAATGAGAATTCAAG AGACTCGATGCGATCCAATGAAGACGAGACTAGAGAGTATATAGTGACTGGCTCCGTTGATGACAGTGTCAAAGTTTGGCAAGTATCCAACGGCGGTCTAAAGCTGAAGCACAAATTGACTGGACATTCTTTAGGCGTTGTCTCAGTTGCCGTTAATTCCGACGGAACAA AATGTGCCTCAAGCTCGTTGGACTCAAGTCTTAGACTTTGGGATTTGGACACTGGTGAAAAAGTGTCCAGCATAGATGTTGGCCCTGTGGATATTTGGACGGTAGTTTTCTCGCCAGATGATAAATTCATCGTTTCTGGAAGTCACGCTGGAAAGATTCATCTGTATGGAACAGAAAGTGGAAAACAAGAACAGACCCTAGACACCAGAGGTGGAAAATTCACGTTAAGTGTTGCATAT AGTCCCGATGGAAAATATATTGCCAGTGGGGCTATAGATGGAATAATCAATATCTTTGACGTGGTGCATGGGAAAGTACTACGGACCCTTGAAG GACACGCTATGCCAATCAGATCTCTTAGTTTTTCACCGGACTCTCAACTCCTTTTAACTGCATCTGATGATGGACACATGAAACTATATGACAT AAAAGATGCTAATGTGGCGGGAACTCTTTCGGGTCATGCATCTTGGGTACTGGGAGTAGCATTTGCTCCTGATGGGCAAAAATTTGCCTCCAGTAGTTCGGATCACACCGTCAAAGTATGGGAACTAGCCCAACGCCAGTGCCTTCATACATTCAATGAGCACAATGACCAg GTATGGGGAGTAAAGTATAGTCCTGATAAAAATAACATGCTCGTGTCAGTATCCGAAGACAAATCTATTAACCTTTACGATTGTCCTGTATGA